The following coding sequences lie in one Populus nigra chromosome 15, ddPopNigr1.1, whole genome shotgun sequence genomic window:
- the LOC133674796 gene encoding uncharacterized protein LOC133674796, which translates to MEMVEADSSTAKLYSLNPNRISNEDILFCIDIGPESLVEMKSTGPGGKPLTRLDSIKQAILVFINAKLSINPDHRFAFATLAKTASWLRKEFSSDVESAAAALRGLSAASASSSGPPDLTQLFRVAAHEAKKSYAQNRILRVILIYCRSSVQPQHQWPVSQKLFTLDVMYLHDKPGPDNCPQEVYDALVDTLEHVSQYEGYIHETGQGVRILLRYMSVLLSHPQQRCTQDMMDLPKSLTKRSPTGDPANGEEGAPISSQ; encoded by the exons ATGGAGATGGTAGAAGCAGACAGCTCTACAGCAAAATTATACAGTCTGAATCCAAATCGAATAAGCAACGAAGACATTTTGTTTTGCATAGACATCGGCCCAGAATCTCTTGTGGAAATGAAATCCACAGGACCCGGTGGTAAACCCCTCACTAGACTGGACTCAATCAAGCAAGCTATTCTTGTCTTTATCAACGCCAAGCTCTCTATCAACCCTGATCACCGCTTCGCTTTTGCCACTCTCGCCAAAACCGCTTCTTGg CTGCGGAAAGAGTTCAGCAGTGATGTCGAGTCTGCAGCTGCTGCTCTCAGGGGGCTCTCGGCAGCTTCGGCTTCATCTTCTGGTCCACCAGACCTTACTCAATTATTTCGTGTAGCAGCTCATGAAGCAAAGAAATCCTATGCACAAAATCGGATATTGAGAGTG ATTCTGATATACTGCAGATCATCTGTACAACCTCAACATCAATGGCCTGTTAGCCAGAAGCTCTTCACATTGGATGTGATGTACCTCCATGACAAGCCTGGACCTGACAACTGCCCCCAGGAGGTTTATGATGCACTTGTTGATACTCTCGAACATGTTTCCCAGTATGAGGGTTACATTCATGAGACTGGGCAGGGGGTGCGAATCCTCCTCCGTTACATGTCAGTGCTATTGTCACACCCTCAGCAGCGTTGCACACAAGACATGATGGACTTGCCCAAGTCTCTTACAAAGAGATCACCTACAGGTGATCCAGCTAATGGTGAAGAAGGTGCTCCTATATCCAGCCAGTGA